One window of the Populus nigra chromosome 4, ddPopNigr1.1, whole genome shotgun sequence genome contains the following:
- the LOC133690828 gene encoding uncharacterized protein LOC133690828 isoform X2 encodes MALRFEVLGRFNRARAARLTLPHFVCQTPLFMPVGTQGTIKGLTTNQLEEIGCQIILGNTYHLALRPTSELIDELGGLHKFMNWPRAMLTDSGGFQMVSLLHLADITEKGVTFQSPVDGKPMLLTPEESIQIQNRIGADIIMALDDVVKTTITGPRIEEAMYRTLRWIDRCIAAHKKPNEQNLFGIVQGGLDPVLRDICVRGLVERNLPGYAIGGLAGGEDKDSFWRVVAQCTALLPEDKPRYVMGVGYPLDIVVCSALGADLYDCVYPTRTARFGTALIPEGVLKLKHKAMAEDTRPIDPMCSCMVCKNYTRAYIHCLVTKDAMGSQLLSYHNLHYMLQLSRDLHSSIIEERFPDFVRGFLQKMFPKGDVPEWVCNAMEVAGIKISSCCAPFLSSHDSELEKDAPTKKFDDNETAFDDKYTPINKFDEVAFSNKNNTKQEL; translated from the exons ATGGCGCTTCGTTTCGAG gtTCTTGGGAGGTTTAATCGTGCTCGCGCTGCTCGTCTGACGCTTCCTCACTTTGTATGCCAGACTCCTCTGTTTATGCCTGTGGGCACACAAG GGACAATTAAAGGTTTGACCACTAACCAGCTTGAAGAAATTGGCTGTCAAATAATTCTGGGAAATACATATCATTTGGCGCTTCGTCCTACGTCCGAGCTTATTGATGAATTAGGGGGTCTTCATAAATTTATGAACTGGCCTAGAGCTATGCTTACAGACTCCGGTGGCTTCCAGATG GTATCCTTATTGCATTTAGCAGATATCACTGAAAAGGGCGTTACGTTTCAG TCACCAGTTGATGGAAAGCCTATGCTTCTAACACCTGAGGAATCGATTCAAATCCAA aacaGAATTGGAGCAGATATTATTATGGCTCTTGACGATGTAGTAAAAACCACCATTACTGGTCCACGGATTGAGGAGGCCATGTATCGCACTCTTCGATGGATAGACAGATGTATAGCAG CTCACAAGAAGCCTAATGAGCAAAATTTATTTGGTATTGTTCAAGGTGGTTTGGATCCTGTACTAAG GGATATATGTGTTAGAGGCTTGGTGGAGCGGAATTTACCCGG CTATGCTATTGGTGGTCTTGCAGGCGGTGAGGATAAAGATTCATTTTGGCGAGTTGTTGCTCAGTGCACTGCTTTGTTGCCTGAAGATAAACCACGATATGTGATG GGTGTTGGTTATCCACTGGACATTGTAGTTTGCAGTGCTTTAGGTGCTGACTTGTATGACTGTGTTTATCCCACTCGCACTGCTCGTTTTGGCACAGCTCTCATACCAGAG GGAGTGCTGAAActtaaacacaaagcaatggccGAGGATACTCGTCCCATTGATCCAATGTGTTCTTGCATG gTTTGTAAGAATTATACAAGGGCATACATCCATTGTCTTGTTACAAAAGATGCTATGGGATCGCAGCTTCTATCATATCATAATTTGCATTACATGTTGCAG CTTAGCAGAGATCTACACTCTTCAATCATTGAAGAAAGATTTCCAGA TTTTGTCCGTGGATTCCTGCAGAAAATG TTTCCTAAAGGTGATGTCCCTGAATGGGTCTGCAATGCCATGGAGGTCGCTGGAATCAAAATATCTTCCTGCTGTGCTCCATTCTTGTCCTCCCATGATTCAGAACTAGAAAAGGATGCACCAACCAAGAAATTTGATGACAATGAAACAGCATTTGATGACAAGTATACACCGATCAATAAATTTGATGAG GTAGCATTCAGCAATAAGAATAACACGAAGCAAGAACTTTGA
- the LOC133690828 gene encoding uncharacterized protein LOC133690828 isoform X1, which yields MALRFEVLGRFNRARAARLTLPHFVCQTPLFMPVGTQGTIKGLTTNQLEEIGCQIILGNTYHLALRPTSELIDELGGLHKFMNWPRAMLTDSGGFQMVSLLHLADITEKGVTFQSPVDGKPMLLTPEESIQIQNRIGADIIMALDDVVKTTITGPRIEEAMYRTLRWIDRCIAAHKKPNEQNLFGIVQGGLDPVLRDICVRGLVERNLPGYAIGGLAGGEDKDSFWRVVAQCTALLPEDKPRYVMGVGYPLDIVVCSALGADLYDCVYPTRTARFGTALIPEGVLKLKHKAMAEDTRPIDPMCSCMVCKNYTRAYIHCLVTKDAMGSQLLSYHNLHYMLQLSRDLHSSIIEERFPDFVRGFLQKMFPKGDVPEWVCNAMEVAGIKISSCCAPFLSSHDSELEKDAPTKKFDDNETAFDDKYTPINKFDEVAFDNKYSSKNFDDKYTPTKYFDEVAFSNKNNTKQEL from the exons ATGGCGCTTCGTTTCGAG gtTCTTGGGAGGTTTAATCGTGCTCGCGCTGCTCGTCTGACGCTTCCTCACTTTGTATGCCAGACTCCTCTGTTTATGCCTGTGGGCACACAAG GGACAATTAAAGGTTTGACCACTAACCAGCTTGAAGAAATTGGCTGTCAAATAATTCTGGGAAATACATATCATTTGGCGCTTCGTCCTACGTCCGAGCTTATTGATGAATTAGGGGGTCTTCATAAATTTATGAACTGGCCTAGAGCTATGCTTACAGACTCCGGTGGCTTCCAGATG GTATCCTTATTGCATTTAGCAGATATCACTGAAAAGGGCGTTACGTTTCAG TCACCAGTTGATGGAAAGCCTATGCTTCTAACACCTGAGGAATCGATTCAAATCCAA aacaGAATTGGAGCAGATATTATTATGGCTCTTGACGATGTAGTAAAAACCACCATTACTGGTCCACGGATTGAGGAGGCCATGTATCGCACTCTTCGATGGATAGACAGATGTATAGCAG CTCACAAGAAGCCTAATGAGCAAAATTTATTTGGTATTGTTCAAGGTGGTTTGGATCCTGTACTAAG GGATATATGTGTTAGAGGCTTGGTGGAGCGGAATTTACCCGG CTATGCTATTGGTGGTCTTGCAGGCGGTGAGGATAAAGATTCATTTTGGCGAGTTGTTGCTCAGTGCACTGCTTTGTTGCCTGAAGATAAACCACGATATGTGATG GGTGTTGGTTATCCACTGGACATTGTAGTTTGCAGTGCTTTAGGTGCTGACTTGTATGACTGTGTTTATCCCACTCGCACTGCTCGTTTTGGCACAGCTCTCATACCAGAG GGAGTGCTGAAActtaaacacaaagcaatggccGAGGATACTCGTCCCATTGATCCAATGTGTTCTTGCATG gTTTGTAAGAATTATACAAGGGCATACATCCATTGTCTTGTTACAAAAGATGCTATGGGATCGCAGCTTCTATCATATCATAATTTGCATTACATGTTGCAG CTTAGCAGAGATCTACACTCTTCAATCATTGAAGAAAGATTTCCAGA TTTTGTCCGTGGATTCCTGCAGAAAATG TTTCCTAAAGGTGATGTCCCTGAATGGGTCTGCAATGCCATGGAGGTCGCTGGAATCAAAATATCTTCCTGCTGTGCTCCATTCTTGTCCTCCCATGATTCAGAACTAGAAAAGGATGCACCAACCAAGAAATTTGATGACAATGAAACAGCATTTGATGACAAGTATACACCGATCAATAAATTTGATGAGGTAGCATTTGACAATAAGTACAGCAGCAAGAACTTTGATGATAAGTATACACCAACCAAGTATTTTGATGAGGTAGCATTCAGCAATAAGAATAACACGAAGCAAGAACTTTGA
- the LOC133690828 gene encoding uncharacterized protein LOC133690828 isoform X3, producing MALRFEVLGRFNRARAARLTLPHFVCQTPLFMPVGTQGTIKGLTTNQLEEIGCQIILGNTYHLALRPTSELIDELGGLHKFMNWPRAMLTDSGGFQMVSLLHLADITEKGVTFQSPVDGKPMLLTPEESIQIQNRIGADIIMALDDVVKTTITGPRIEEAMYRTLRWIDRCIAAHKKPNEQNLFGIVQGGLDPVLRDICVRGLVERNLPGYAIGGLAGGEDKDSFWRVVAQCTALLPEDKPRYVMGVGYPLDIVVCSALGADLYDCVYPTRTARFGTALIPEGVLKLKHKAMAEDTRPIDPMCSCMVCKNYTRAYIHCLVTKDAMGSQLLSYHNLHYMLQLSRDLHSSIIEERFPDFVRGFLQKMANAQKPLLGCPIICFPFHLITSAA from the exons ATGGCGCTTCGTTTCGAG gtTCTTGGGAGGTTTAATCGTGCTCGCGCTGCTCGTCTGACGCTTCCTCACTTTGTATGCCAGACTCCTCTGTTTATGCCTGTGGGCACACAAG GGACAATTAAAGGTTTGACCACTAACCAGCTTGAAGAAATTGGCTGTCAAATAATTCTGGGAAATACATATCATTTGGCGCTTCGTCCTACGTCCGAGCTTATTGATGAATTAGGGGGTCTTCATAAATTTATGAACTGGCCTAGAGCTATGCTTACAGACTCCGGTGGCTTCCAGATG GTATCCTTATTGCATTTAGCAGATATCACTGAAAAGGGCGTTACGTTTCAG TCACCAGTTGATGGAAAGCCTATGCTTCTAACACCTGAGGAATCGATTCAAATCCAA aacaGAATTGGAGCAGATATTATTATGGCTCTTGACGATGTAGTAAAAACCACCATTACTGGTCCACGGATTGAGGAGGCCATGTATCGCACTCTTCGATGGATAGACAGATGTATAGCAG CTCACAAGAAGCCTAATGAGCAAAATTTATTTGGTATTGTTCAAGGTGGTTTGGATCCTGTACTAAG GGATATATGTGTTAGAGGCTTGGTGGAGCGGAATTTACCCGG CTATGCTATTGGTGGTCTTGCAGGCGGTGAGGATAAAGATTCATTTTGGCGAGTTGTTGCTCAGTGCACTGCTTTGTTGCCTGAAGATAAACCACGATATGTGATG GGTGTTGGTTATCCACTGGACATTGTAGTTTGCAGTGCTTTAGGTGCTGACTTGTATGACTGTGTTTATCCCACTCGCACTGCTCGTTTTGGCACAGCTCTCATACCAGAG GGAGTGCTGAAActtaaacacaaagcaatggccGAGGATACTCGTCCCATTGATCCAATGTGTTCTTGCATG gTTTGTAAGAATTATACAAGGGCATACATCCATTGTCTTGTTACAAAAGATGCTATGGGATCGCAGCTTCTATCATATCATAATTTGCATTACATGTTGCAG CTTAGCAGAGATCTACACTCTTCAATCATTGAAGAAAGATTTCCAGA TTTTGTCCGTGGATTCCTGCAGAAAATG GCAAATGCGCAAAAGCCATTATTGGGGTGCCCAATTATTTGTTTCCCTTTTCACTTGATAACATCTGCTGCTTGA